One window of Methanothermobacter tenebrarum genomic DNA carries:
- a CDS encoding carboxymuconolactone decarboxylase family protein produces the protein MKEDIFYGKGVTYAKRDYPEIYKALVELNEAVYTGKVLDYKTQKLIALGITAAKSDDRAVKKQIESAIKEFGVTRDEIVDVLRVVLLTSGNPPFTKAMKILYEVLEE, from the coding sequence ATGAAAGAAGATATATTCTATGGTAAAGGAGTAACCTATGCTAAAAGGGATTACCCGGAAATCTACAAGGCCCTAGTCGAATTAAACGAAGCAGTATACACAGGGAAAGTCTTAGATTATAAGACGCAGAAACTGATAGCCTTGGGTATAACCGCCGCGAAATCGGATGACAGGGCAGTGAAAAAACAGATAGAAAGTGCCATAAAAGAATTTGGAGTTACAAGGGATGAAATAGTAGACGTGTTAAGGGTGGTGCTACTAACATCAGGAAACCCACCATTCACAAAGGCGATGAAAATACTCTATGAGGTCCTCGAAGAATAA
- a CDS encoding ABC transporter ATP-binding protein — MIIDIKNLKKTFDDGKIVALDGINLQVEEGEFISIMGPSGSGKSTLLNMIGALDRPDSGMIKVAGRNLMKEKDLSSFRAREIGFIFQLHNLIPNLTVLENVEIPMFEGPYEDRMDERAMELLEYLGLADKADRLPSELSGGERQRVAIARALANDPTIILADEPTGSLDSKTEKKILEKLKELNREHKVTIVLVTHDPRVASMASRIIEILDGKIVGG, encoded by the coding sequence ATGATAATCGATATAAAAAACCTTAAAAAGACCTTCGATGATGGTAAAATAGTCGCACTTGATGGTATAAACCTCCAAGTAGAAGAGGGAGAATTCATCTCCATCATGGGCCCTTCAGGTTCCGGTAAATCAACACTACTCAATATGATAGGAGCCCTAGACCGGCCAGACTCTGGGATGATAAAAGTCGCCGGGCGAAATTTGATGAAAGAAAAGGATCTGAGCAGTTTCAGGGCCCGGGAGATAGGGTTCATCTTTCAGTTGCACAACCTCATACCCAACCTCACAGTCCTTGAAAATGTTGAAATACCAATGTTTGAAGGCCCATACGAGGATAGGATGGATGAAAGGGCTATGGAGTTGCTCGAGTACCTTGGACTCGCCGACAAAGCTGACAGGCTACCATCAGAGCTCTCCGGGGGTGAGAGGCAGAGGGTGGCTATTGCAAGGGCCCTTGCTAATGATCCGACCATAATACTGGCTGATGAGCCGACAGGATCCCTCGATTCAAAGACGGAAAAGAAGATATTAGAGAAACTTAAAGAGTTAAATAGGGAGCATAAAGTCACCATAGTGTTAGTGACTCATGATCCTCGGGTTGCCTCAATGGCCTCAAGGATCATAGAAATACTTGATGGAAAAATAGTAGGAGGATAA
- a CDS encoding carboxymuconolactone decarboxylase family protein: MKLDEILEKIEEFFGFIPEIFKILEYEPQILKVYYDKMENILSNDTLPLVTKELIGVGAAAALGSEHCLKTHIKVAKRLGASDDEILLAILIGASMAESTALSKSLRTFKEEIL, translated from the coding sequence ATGAAATTGGATGAAATCCTAGAAAAAATCGAAGAATTTTTTGGCTTCATACCAGAAATATTCAAGATCCTAGAATATGAACCCCAAATCCTAAAAGTGTACTACGATAAAATGGAAAATATACTATCTAATGACACGCTCCCACTAGTTACAAAGGAACTTATAGGGGTGGGGGCCGCGGCAGCCCTTGGCTCAGAACATTGCCTCAAAACCCACATCAAAGTTGCAAAGCGCCTTGGAGCATCCGATGATGAAATACTACTAGCAATCCTTATAGGGGCGAGCATGGCCGAGTCAACAGCACTTTCAAAATCCCTGAGAACATTCAAAGAGGAAATACTATGA
- a CDS encoding 50S ribosomal protein L15e has product MYKYIRKAWKTPKESYVRELMWERAPIWRRQKAIHRIEKPTRLDRARSLGYKAKKGFVLVRTRVRRGSMRKSRFKGGRRPKRMGVRKITTKKSLKRIAEERVARKYPNLEVLNSYWVWEDGKYKYYEVILVDPHHPNIKNDPMINWIRNQKGRVFRGLTSEGKKNRGLRNKGKGAEKVR; this is encoded by the coding sequence ATGTACAAGTATATTAGGAAAGCATGGAAAACCCCAAAGGAATCATATGTAAGAGAGCTCATGTGGGAGAGAGCCCCCATATGGAGGAGACAGAAGGCGATCCACAGGATAGAAAAGCCAACCAGACTCGACCGTGCAAGATCCTTAGGTTACAAGGCAAAAAAGGGATTCGTACTCGTGAGGACGCGGGTAAGACGCGGGAGCATGAGAAAAAGCCGATTCAAGGGCGGTAGGCGACCTAAAAGGATGGGTGTTAGGAAGATAACCACCAAAAAAAGCCTCAAGAGGATAGCCGAAGAAAGGGTAGCCCGTAAATACCCGAATCTGGAGGTTCTAAATTCATACTGGGTATGGGAAGACGGGAAATACAAATACTATGAGGTAATATTGGTCGACCCACACCACCCCAACATAAAAAACGATCCCATGATAAACTGGATCCGCAATCAGAAGGGAAGAGTATTCAGAGGCCTTACAAGCGAGGGTAAAAAGAACCGAGGCCTCAGAAACAAGGGAAAGGGTGCTGAAAAGGTAAGATGA
- the rnp3 gene encoding ribonuclease P protein component 3, whose protein sequence is MKFYDLHIQGKSFQEDQKILKEAKRLGYSGAAITYPDGSYKEARETFKGLEEEFQDFEIIKAVSISSETQKQLRKKVDKFRKRADIIIVEGGDPKINRAACENIRVDILTRPYQNRRDPGINHVHARIAAENNVAIELNTSDIIRSYLKVRTRLFEYYRDIIKLHRKFHFPIVITSNATSTYDLRTPRDIIALFKCINMQEDEIIDALSTIPRSIIEFNRQRDSMIVLGAKIVNGGV, encoded by the coding sequence ATGAAATTTTATGACCTGCACATCCAAGGTAAGAGCTTCCAAGAAGACCAGAAAATACTCAAAGAAGCCAAGAGACTAGGTTATAGTGGAGCCGCCATCACATACCCTGACGGATCCTACAAAGAAGCGAGAGAGACGTTCAAAGGATTAGAAGAGGAGTTCCAAGATTTTGAGATTATAAAGGCTGTTAGTATAAGCTCAGAAACCCAAAAACAGTTAAGAAAGAAGGTGGACAAGTTCAGGAAAAGAGCAGATATCATCATAGTAGAAGGGGGAGACCCAAAGATCAACAGAGCAGCCTGCGAAAACATCAGAGTCGACATCCTCACAAGACCCTACCAGAACAGGAGAGACCCTGGGATAAACCACGTACATGCGAGGATCGCGGCAGAAAACAATGTAGCCATCGAATTAAACACCAGTGACATTATAAGATCATATTTGAAAGTGCGCACCAGACTGTTCGAATATTACAGGGATATAATCAAACTCCACAGGAAATTCCACTTCCCAATTGTGATAACCAGCAACGCCACATCAACTTATGACCTTAGAACACCAAGGGACATAATAGCCCTTTTTAAATGCATTAACATGCAAGAAGACGAGATCATAGACGCCCTATCAACAATTCCAAGGTCAATCATAGAATTCAACAGGCAAAGGGATTCTATGATAGTCCTCGGAGCGAAAATAGTCAATGGGGGGGTCTAA
- a CDS encoding NfeD family protein, with protein sequence MWVIIIGWWSIMDYGSWIVIGAVCLIGEMVTSGFFLLWFGVGAFVAAALSYLGFNFTIQFIAFLLVSVVLIGISRPFASRISGEPERRAVTDRLIGQTAIVIEDGLVKFDGEIWRAKSHDKIKKGDKVIIKAVDGVKLIVEKKRG encoded by the coding sequence ATGTGGGTCATAATTATTGGTTGGTGGAGTATTATGGATTATGGTAGTTGGATTGTTATTGGGGCTGTGTGTCTTATTGGTGAGATGGTTACAAGTGGATTTTTTCTTTTATGGTTTGGTGTTGGCGCGTTTGTGGCGGCAGCGCTCAGTTATTTGGGTTTTAATTTCACGATCCAGTTTATAGCATTCCTTTTGGTTTCGGTGGTTTTGATTGGAATATCGAGGCCATTTGCTTCTCGGATTTCGGGGGAACCAGAGAGGAGGGCTGTGACAGATAGGCTGATAGGACAAACAGCGATTGTAATAGAAGATGGCCTTGTTAAGTTTGATGGTGAAATATGGCGCGCTAAATCCCATGATAAGATTAAAAAGGGTGATAAGGTCATTATAAAAGCTGTAGATGGTGTTAAACTCATCGTAGAGAAAAAAAGGGGATAG
- a CDS encoding RNA-binding domain-containing protein, translated as MIHNISYRVMVHGTEDEEKVIKALKNILPTASPRREELEGHHGNPLTLLKGKIADKGTIKKFTERIIPLLGDLDIERHVDEAGNLFLRLDKQRAYNGEWELVEHGDSIHLKLKIEAYPARREVAIKNIKKLIT; from the coding sequence ATGATACATAACATATCCTATAGGGTAATGGTCCATGGGACAGAAGACGAAGAAAAGGTCATCAAAGCACTGAAGAACATACTACCCACAGCATCTCCAAGGAGGGAAGAACTAGAAGGACACCATGGAAACCCGCTCACCCTCCTCAAAGGGAAGATCGCGGACAAAGGTACAATAAAAAAGTTCACAGAGAGGATAATCCCACTCTTAGGAGATTTGGACATTGAAAGGCATGTTGATGAGGCAGGCAACCTGTTCCTAAGATTGGATAAACAAAGGGCATACAATGGGGAATGGGAACTGGTAGAACATGGAGATTCAATCCATTTAAAACTTAAAATAGAAGCTTATCCAGCCCGTCGAGAAGTGGCGATAAAAAACATCAAGAAACTAATCACATGA
- a CDS encoding Rpp14/Pop5 family protein has protein sequence MKLKMLPPSLREPHRYLAVEIISEEPLEKNDIVSIIWTTCLRLHGECETSKFKPWLIRAWEPIKDGENYKQKCIIRCKRGEEEKVRAALSSISQYDNRRVALHTIGISGTIRSATQKFIKPK, from the coding sequence ATGAAATTGAAGATGCTCCCTCCGAGTCTAAGGGAACCCCACAGATACCTTGCAGTTGAAATCATAAGCGAAGAACCACTAGAAAAAAATGATATAGTCTCCATAATATGGACCACATGCCTCAGATTACATGGAGAATGCGAAACAAGCAAATTCAAACCATGGCTTATAAGAGCCTGGGAGCCCATAAAAGATGGTGAAAATTATAAACAGAAATGTATAATACGATGTAAGCGTGGAGAAGAAGAGAAGGTGAGGGCTGCACTATCCTCCATATCCCAATATGATAATAGGAGGGTTGCTCTTCACACCATCGGAATCTCAGGTACAATACGCTCAGCAACACAAAAGTTTATTAAACCTAAATAA
- a CDS encoding ABC transporter permease, giving the protein MKFIHLILKNPFRNKIRSILAIIGIAIGIATIVALGIITEGLKESTQETLKAGGADFTIVESNVSDMFLSTIDEDYINKIRDVNGVKEAVGVLTSVQPVEDTPYFVVIGIDPSKITLSQVKIAVGRSIKEEDEIIIGKVASEKLNKTVGDKISIKGENYRIVGIFESGNIQEDGGAFISLKKLQEIEDKEDKVTMIYVKAEKNANIEKIRDQIEEKYGENLTTIASLEDLQSVDQGLKTVDAASWAISLLAVIIGSIGVVNTMIMSVFERTREIGVLKAVGWKNKRILTMILGESLILTLIAAIIGSVMGVTAIQILTHLNMGGFIKPVYSLNIFLKAFIVAIFVGLLGGFYPAYRATRLEATEALRYE; this is encoded by the coding sequence ATGAAATTCATCCACCTGATATTGAAGAATCCATTCAGGAACAAGATAAGAAGTATCCTTGCCATCATCGGGATAGCTATTGGGATCGCGACTATCGTCGCCCTTGGTATAATAACAGAGGGGCTTAAAGAGTCTACACAGGAAACACTCAAGGCTGGTGGGGCTGATTTCACAATCGTGGAATCAAACGTATCAGACATGTTTCTAAGCACAATAGACGAAGACTACATCAACAAGATAAGGGATGTGAATGGGGTTAAAGAGGCTGTGGGCGTCTTAACATCAGTACAACCCGTGGAGGATACTCCATATTTCGTGGTTATAGGGATAGACCCATCAAAGATAACCCTAAGCCAAGTGAAAATAGCAGTGGGAAGAAGCATCAAAGAAGAAGATGAAATCATAATAGGAAAAGTAGCATCAGAGAAACTGAACAAGACAGTGGGGGATAAAATCAGCATAAAAGGGGAAAACTACAGGATAGTGGGCATATTCGAATCAGGGAACATACAAGAGGATGGTGGGGCGTTCATATCACTCAAAAAACTACAAGAGATAGAAGACAAGGAAGATAAAGTGACCATGATCTATGTTAAAGCAGAAAAAAATGCAAACATCGAAAAAATCAGAGACCAAATAGAAGAGAAATATGGTGAAAACCTCACAACCATAGCATCACTCGAAGACCTGCAAAGCGTAGACCAGGGCCTTAAGACAGTTGACGCTGCAAGCTGGGCCATATCACTCCTAGCAGTGATCATAGGGAGTATTGGTGTGGTTAACACGATGATAATGTCCGTGTTCGAACGTACAAGGGAGATAGGGGTTCTAAAGGCTGTTGGATGGAAGAACAAGAGGATCCTCACAATGATACTAGGTGAATCCCTGATCCTAACATTAATCGCGGCTATAATAGGATCTGTAATGGGCGTGACAGCCATACAAATACTCACACACCTCAACATGGGAGGATTCATAAAACCAGTTTACAGTCTAAATATTTTCCTCAAAGCATTTATCGTCGCAATCTTCGTAGGACTCCTTGGAGGATTCTACCCAGCATATAGGGCTACAAGACTAGAAGCCACAGAAGCCCTAAGATACGAATAA
- the psmA gene encoding archaeal proteasome endopeptidase complex subunit alpha has product MQPLQSAGYDRAITVFSPDGRLFQVEYAREAVKRGTTSLGVKSKDGIVLAVDKRPTSKLVEPKSIEKIFQIDEHIGAATSGLVADARAIIEKARLEAQINRITYNEPIRVESLAKKICDMKQLYTQHGGVRPFGTALIIGGVNGKGCRLFETDPSGALIEYKATAIGAGRPIAMEEFEKKYRDDLTLEEAINLALDAIYEATEGKTTPESVEIAIIHAKDKKYRKLPDDEIRDHVEELLIRKEKEEEE; this is encoded by the coding sequence ATGCAACCACTTCAAAGCGCAGGATATGATCGGGCCATAACAGTTTTCAGCCCCGATGGTAGACTATTCCAAGTGGAATATGCGAGAGAGGCTGTTAAGAGAGGCACGACGTCATTGGGTGTTAAATCAAAGGATGGTATAGTGTTAGCGGTTGATAAAAGACCCACAAGTAAACTGGTAGAACCGAAGTCCATAGAGAAGATATTCCAAATCGACGAGCACATAGGCGCGGCTACCTCAGGTTTAGTGGCTGATGCAAGAGCCATAATAGAAAAGGCCAGACTAGAGGCTCAAATAAATAGGATAACATATAATGAGCCCATAAGAGTGGAGAGCCTGGCTAAAAAGATATGTGATATGAAGCAACTCTACACACAACATGGTGGTGTAAGACCCTTCGGAACAGCCCTGATCATAGGAGGAGTCAATGGAAAAGGATGCAGACTATTCGAAACAGACCCAAGCGGAGCCCTAATAGAATACAAGGCAACCGCGATAGGCGCTGGAAGACCCATCGCAATGGAAGAATTCGAGAAGAAATACCGTGACGACCTAACATTAGAGGAGGCCATCAACCTAGCATTGGATGCGATATACGAGGCCACAGAGGGTAAAACCACACCAGAGAGTGTTGAAATTGCAATAATCCATGCAAAGGATAAAAAGTATAGGAAACTACCAGATGATGAGATAAGAGACCATGTTGAAGAACTCCTAATAAGGAAGGAAAAGGAGGAAGAGGAGTAA
- a CDS encoding CPBP family intramembrane glutamic endopeptidase has protein sequence MKFLQLAREGKNDWWRYLFTIILTNPGISIGTIIGIVAVYVLFGFAGLIFDLTGSHFPIGRFFRGFLDILSYNIVSAFLILLLFFCMVLIHGRDFRSVLTAHERLQWYRIFKGFFVWFAMLLLSLSFSLPDPNIKFTFDAAAYPFLFIISLTIFFQAGFEEIFFRGYLLQALNLSVRRPWLAILISSVIFAIGHWGNQLTLMGNLNIFIDTFIFALVVAVITVLEDGVETAIGIHTANNMFCALIVNDGTSSFYEPLPSLFTNFSTPSNPMDQLFYSTLMNGILLLIIVLPQGLNLLKKIISRMGGG, from the coding sequence ATGAAATTTTTGCAACTTGCAAGAGAGGGAAAAAATGATTGGTGGAGATACCTGTTCACCATCATATTAACAAATCCTGGGATCTCAATAGGCACGATCATAGGGATAGTGGCGGTCTACGTCCTATTTGGGTTTGCTGGCTTAATATTCGATCTCACAGGTTCGCATTTTCCAATAGGAAGATTCTTCCGAGGGTTTTTGGATATCCTCTCCTATAATATTGTAAGCGCATTCTTAATATTACTACTATTTTTTTGCATGGTCCTCATCCATGGGAGGGATTTTAGGAGTGTTTTAACTGCTCATGAGCGCCTACAATGGTATAGGATCTTTAAGGGTTTTTTTGTATGGTTTGCTATGCTCTTATTATCCTTGAGTTTCAGTTTACCGGATCCTAACATTAAGTTCACTTTTGATGCGGCGGCTTATCCATTCCTTTTTATTATAAGTCTAACTATCTTCTTTCAGGCTGGTTTTGAGGAGATCTTCTTTAGGGGATACCTACTACAAGCTTTGAACTTGTCTGTGAGGAGACCTTGGTTAGCGATTTTAATATCCTCTGTAATATTTGCCATTGGACATTGGGGAAACCAGCTAACACTTATGGGTAATCTTAACATTTTCATTGATACGTTCATCTTCGCCCTAGTGGTGGCGGTTATCACAGTATTAGAAGATGGTGTTGAAACAGCCATTGGCATCCACACCGCTAATAACATGTTCTGCGCACTCATAGTAAATGATGGGACCTCATCATTCTATGAACCTTTACCATCACTTTTCACCAACTTTTCAACCCCATCAAATCCCATGGATCAACTCTTCTATTCAACTTTAATGAATGGAATCCTACTTTTAATAATAGTCTTACCACAAGGATTAAATCTGCTAAAGAAGATAATATCAAGGATGGGGGGAGGATGA
- the afpA gene encoding archaeoflavoprotein AfpA: MNVAWCITGAGDKIIETYEVMKDIKDTYNGKAVIKVFISKAGDQVVKYYGIYQDLEANFDQKWVEISANSPFLAGQVQLGKYDFLLIAPCTSNSVAKISLRIADTLITNAAIMAQKAGVPVYIMPTDFEEGTTETRLPNGKILTLEIRREDVEHVKRLSRMKNTHVFKDPEYIYKIFERLTRE; encoded by the coding sequence TTGAATGTTGCCTGGTGTATAACAGGAGCAGGAGACAAGATCATAGAAACCTACGAGGTTATGAAGGATATCAAGGACACCTACAATGGCAAGGCCGTGATAAAAGTTTTCATTTCCAAGGCGGGAGACCAGGTAGTTAAGTATTATGGGATCTATCAGGATCTTGAAGCAAATTTTGACCAGAAATGGGTTGAAATCAGTGCTAATTCGCCATTTCTCGCAGGTCAGGTGCAGTTAGGTAAATATGATTTTCTCCTTATAGCACCCTGCACGTCGAATAGTGTTGCTAAGATATCACTTAGGATAGCTGATACTCTCATCACGAACGCGGCTATAATGGCGCAAAAGGCTGGTGTACCAGTATATATCATGCCCACAGATTTTGAAGAGGGTACCACAGAGACCAGGTTACCGAATGGGAAGATATTAACACTTGAAATAAGAAGAGAGGATGTTGAACACGTTAAAAGATTATCTAGGATGAAGAACACCCATGTATTCAAGGATCCTGAGTACATCTATAAGATATTTGAAAGGTTAACCAGGGAATAG
- a CDS encoding SPFH domain-containing protein — MDILSIIIVLVLLVLAYKSIKILRPYEKGVVERLGKYQRTVESGLVMIIPFIETIKKVDMREQVVDVPPQEVITKDNTVVVVDCVIFYEVVDPFNAVYNVVDFYQAVTKLAQTNLRNIIGDLELDETLTSREMINAQLRKVLDEATDRWGTRVVRVEIQRIEPPKDIVEAMSKQMKAERMKRAAILEAEGYKQSEIKKAEGDKQAAILEAEGKAEAIKKVADAEKYKEVALAEGQAKAILTIFKSMHEGNPTNDIIALKYLEALEKIADGQATKILLPVETAGILGSIAGISELFKERTEKTPTPEEKE; from the coding sequence ATGGATATTCTAAGCATAATAATAGTATTAGTGCTCCTAGTACTCGCATATAAGAGCATAAAAATCTTAAGACCCTATGAAAAGGGCGTGGTTGAAAGACTCGGTAAATATCAGAGGACAGTTGAAAGCGGACTCGTCATGATAATACCCTTTATTGAAACCATAAAAAAGGTTGACATGCGGGAGCAGGTAGTTGACGTACCACCCCAGGAAGTCATAACAAAGGACAACACTGTTGTGGTGGTTGACTGCGTAATATTCTACGAGGTTGTCGACCCATTCAATGCAGTATACAATGTAGTTGACTTTTACCAGGCAGTTACAAAACTCGCCCAGACAAACCTTAGAAACATAATAGGCGACCTGGAATTAGATGAAACATTGACATCAAGGGAAATGATAAACGCCCAACTAAGGAAAGTATTGGACGAGGCAACTGACAGATGGGGTACAAGGGTTGTCCGCGTGGAAATACAACGCATAGAACCGCCCAAGGATATCGTAGAGGCCATGTCAAAGCAGATGAAAGCAGAAAGGATGAAAAGAGCAGCCATACTAGAAGCAGAAGGATACAAACAATCAGAGATCAAAAAAGCCGAAGGAGACAAACAAGCAGCCATACTAGAAGCAGAGGGTAAAGCAGAGGCCATAAAAAAGGTTGCGGATGCGGAAAAATACAAGGAAGTGGCCCTGGCAGAAGGACAGGCAAAGGCCATACTCACAATATTCAAATCCATGCACGAGGGAAACCCAACCAATGACATAATAGCCCTAAAATACCTAGAAGCACTTGAAAAGATCGCGGATGGACAAGCAACTAAGATACTCCTACCAGTCGAAACAGCAGGGATCCTAGGCTCGATAGCCGGGATATCAGAATTGTTCAAAGAAAGAACCGAGAAAACCCCCACCCCAGAGGAAAAAGAATAA
- a CDS encoding adenosine-specific kinase: MEIKIVEIEFEEDINFILGQSHFIKTVEDLYEAIVNTVPHAKFGIAFAEASGDCLVRHVGNDEELEELAADKMLDIAAGHSFLILLRNAFPINVLQRIKDVPEVVNIFCATANPVQVLLVETQQGRGIIGVIDGESPRRIEEEEDIIQRKQFLRKIGYKF; this comes from the coding sequence ATGGAGATAAAAATAGTAGAGATAGAATTTGAAGAGGATATAAATTTCATCCTTGGCCAAAGCCATTTTATAAAGACCGTTGAGGACCTCTATGAGGCTATAGTGAATACAGTGCCACATGCAAAATTTGGGATCGCATTCGCCGAGGCTTCAGGAGATTGTCTCGTAAGACATGTTGGCAATGACGAAGAACTGGAAGAACTTGCAGCCGATAAAATGCTTGATATAGCGGCTGGACACTCATTCCTCATACTCCTAAGGAATGCGTTCCCAATAAATGTGCTACAACGTATAAAGGATGTTCCAGAAGTTGTTAACATCTTCTGCGCGACAGCCAACCCAGTGCAAGTCCTCCTAGTTGAAACACAACAGGGCAGGGGGATAATAGGAGTAATAGATGGTGAAAGTCCACGTAGAATAGAAGAAGAAGAGGACATAATCCAGAGAAAACAGTTCCTGAGGAAAATCGGCTACAAATTCTAG